From Mesotoga infera, one genomic window encodes:
- a CDS encoding sulfite exporter TauE/SafE family protein — translation MTVLQFVIIYIAGAAAGFMNVMAGGGSMVTLPVLMWIGLPPPVANATNRLGVIFESGIGVKTFRSGGMRFDKSVLPAIVSATIGSVIGSMFVSTIAKDVLEKVIAVTLLGVVLLMLLKPKRLALSRPSRVLSTVIFFGVGFYGGFLQAGVGFFLIGAITFSYGFDLVRTNFTKILIVFIYTVFALAIFILNGIIYWVPGLVLAAGNVVGAYFAAKLSIRKGSGFVKWILLIIVVVNAIRYLFF, via the coding sequence GTTCGTAATTATATATATCGCGGGTGCCGCAGCTGGTTTTATGAATGTTATGGCGGGAGGGGGTTCAATGGTCACTCTCCCGGTACTCATGTGGATAGGATTGCCGCCGCCTGTTGCAAATGCTACCAACAGACTGGGTGTGATATTTGAAAGCGGTATAGGAGTAAAGACATTTCGATCCGGGGGTATGAGGTTTGACAAGTCTGTACTTCCGGCGATAGTGTCTGCAACGATAGGTTCAGTCATAGGTTCTATGTTTGTCTCTACAATAGCTAAGGATGTGCTGGAGAAAGTGATCGCAGTAACTCTCCTGGGCGTGGTTCTCCTAATGTTACTGAAACCGAAGCGGCTTGCTTTATCAAGACCTTCTCGAGTCCTCTCGACTGTAATCTTTTTTGGTGTGGGCTTCTACGGGGGATTTTTACAGGCGGGAGTTGGTTTCTTCCTGATTGGAGCGATTACCTTTTCGTACGGTTTTGATCTAGTGAGGACGAACTTCACTAAGATTCTTATCGTCTTCATCTACACGGTTTTTGCTCTGGCAATTTTTATCCTTAATGGGATAATCTACTGGGTTCCCGGTCTGGTTCTTGCGGCAGGAAACGTTGTCGGAGCCTATTTTGCTGCTAAGCTGTCGATAAGAAAGGGCAGCGGTTTTGTGAAATGGATTTTGCTGATAATCGTGGTCGTAAACGCCATCAGGTATCTCTTCTTCTAG